One Candidatus Nitrososphaera evergladensis SR1 genomic window, GGCGCCGAAAGCACCACTTCAAGCAGTTCCATTATAGCAGTCTTGGACACCTTTTTTCCGTTGAGCAGGTATTGCGATTCGCCGCTCTGGCCTTCCATCTCTCTAGTCAGAGTGACCGTGTCCTCGTCCATCGGGATGCCCCTGTCCGTGTTGTCAAACGTGACACTGACGCGTATCAGCCTGTGGCCGGGGTTGTTGGCGTCGTGGAACAGCGACTGGAATTTGTCGACCCTCATGGCCTTGGGGCTGTTCTCGCCTATGGCAAACATGATTGCGTCAAGGATGTTGCTCTTGCCAGAGCCATTTGGGCCCGTGATGGCGACCAGCCCCTTCTCAAACTGCACGATAGTGTTGCGAAATCCAAACGACTTGAACCCGTACACCTCGAGCTTTTTGATGTGGACCAAGTGGGTTCTGGGATGAGATTTTACGCAGGGCTAATTATCTGTGCTGGCGCTCATTTGCGCTTCCTTTTAGTCAAGTATTTTTAATCAGAGCTAGTTAGCGTTCCCGCTTGCCCTCGACGAATTCGAGGAAATTGGCCTTTGCTACAGAGTACGGCATCTGGACAGGTGGGTGCTTGAAGCAGTAGGCCGAGATGCTGTCAAGCGGGCCGGATATCCCCCGGTCTATTGCTATCTTGGCGCACCTTGCCGCATCTATCATGACGCCGGCCGAGTTGTAGGCGTCTACCACCTTCAGCTTCAGGTCAAGTTCCACCGGGATCCCGCCAAAGTACTGGCCCTTTATCGAGATGTAGCATATCTTGTCGTTTTCCAGGAACCCCACAAAGTCAGACGGGCCGATTCGCATGGGGACCTCGTACGGGGCCATCGCTGCCACTGCTGACGTCTTGCTTATCCTCTTGTCTTCGAGGCGCTCTTCGTCAAGCATGTTGTAAAAGTCCATGTCGCCTCCGATGTTCAATTGATAAGTTTCATTTACTTTGACACCCCTGTCAACAAACAGCTTGACAAGCGTCTTGTGGACCACTGTTGCGCCAAGCTGGCTCATGACGTCGTCGCCGGCGCACGCAAGGCCTCGCCCTGCAAAGGCGTCCTGCCACTTGGGCGTAGACGCTATAAACACCGGTATTGCGTTTACAAATGCGCACCCTGCGTCAAGGCACGCTTCTGCATAGTATTGCGTGCCGCGCCTGCTTCCGACAGGCAGATAGTTGAGCAGCATCTCTGCGCCCGTGTCCTTTAACACCTGCACCACGTTTGCCGCCGGGCCGTCTGCTACTTTGATCTTTTGCGCAAGGTGCCTGCCGATGCCGTCGTGGACCTCGCCCTTTTGCACCTTGACGTCCATCTTGTCCATCTCTTTTATGATGCGGATGGTGTTGTTCGGCTTGGCAAATATCGCCTCGGAAAGGTCCTTTCCTACCTTGCTTGCGTTGACGTCAAAGGCCGCGACAAACTCGATGTCTGACGGCTCCAGCCCTCCAAGGTTATAAGCTGTCAGGCCTATCCAGTCGCTCTCTTGTTTCTTGGCGTCTGGGTTTTCGCGGTAATAGCGGGTGCCTTGGACTAGAGCAGAAGCGCAATTGCCGATCCCGGCAACGGCGACCTTGACCTTTCTACGCATCTTGTCTCTATCTGCATTAGAATCTGCTTAATATATCTTCAAGTTATTCTCGGGACAGCGCAAATCGTCTTTGTGTAGGCTGTTTCAAACCCTGAGCTTTTGTACAAGCCAAGCAGGTTTTCGCTTCCAAGCGTCTGCAAGAACAAGAGCGTGCCTTGCTTTTCAGCAAGTGCCCTGGCAAAATTCAGAATCGACTTGGCGACGCCCTTGCTCCTCTGCGCTGGAACGGTGCCAAGGCAGTATAGGCCAGTCATGCTGTTGTTTTTTGTTGTAAAGAGCGCCCCACACCCTGCTGGCATGTTATTTTCATTATTGTATGCCCGCAAGAGCTCTAGTTTCTTTGCATTGGATGTTATAATGCGCGCAACTTCGTCTTTCCATTCTGGAACTGAAAACGACCTGCAAAAGACGTCTATCCATATCGCAACTTCTGATGGCTTGCATGCTGCTGTTATCTTTATTCTCCTGCTATCGCGGGGCTCCCCTGCCTTCTTTTTTGCCGCTCTTAACACGTACATAGTGTCTACCATACGCAGCCTTGGTGGTGGCTGCGACCTGAAATAAAGGTGGCAGTCGATGCCTGCGTCCCAGAACACCTGTGCCACCTGCTCGTACGGGACATTACAATTTTCGACTGTTGCCCTGTTGAAAAAATAGTCGCCTTCAAGCTTTGGGTTGACAAGTGCAGTGGCGCACTTGATCTCTATTTTCTTTGACCACAGCGAACAGAACGCCCATTCGTTTTCCTCCATTAACCTGTAATCAGTATCTGAGGCCAAGGATCTCTGCCATCTCCCTGGTGCCTGCGCCTGCACGCGCGGCTTCAAGCATCACCCTCATCGCGCCCTGCGTGTCAAAATCGTCATCCATCTTTTGCATGAATTTCTTCATGTGCGCCGGCTTGCATTTCTTGTCTGCTGCACTTGATATAATGTCATCAAGCTCTGCATATTTGGCTAGCCTGTTTTCTGCAAAGTCAAGCCGCTCTCTATAATGTGTAGAATAGAGGTAAAGCCGCACTGCATTTGCACTGTGGTCTTGCAGCAGCCTTTTGATGGCAACGGCGTTGCCAAGCGACTTGCTCATCTTTTTTCCCTTGACGTACACAAGGCCGACGTGCGTCCATAACTTTACCGGCTCTTTTTCGGACGTTATCGCGCTCATTTGCGCAAGGTGCGATTCGTGGTGCGGGTACACCAGCTCGTCAGCGCCACCGTGCATGTCGTATGCGCCGCCAAAGCTGGCCACCGCGACCGACGTGTCTTGCATGTGCCACCACGGTATGCCACTTCCAAGCACCCTGTCGGAAAAGCTGATCCCAAAATCATCGTTTGTACTCCACAGCAGGATGTCAAGCGGCGACTTTTTGCCCGGCGCAATGTCAAGCCGGCAGTCTGCAAGCTCTTTGTCCGTCATCTTTGACAGCCTGCCAAAGCCTGCGCTCTTGGCATCAAGGTAGACGTTTCCGCTTGCGATGTACGCCTTGCCCTCGTCAAGCAATCGCCTTGCAAGCGCCTGCGCGGTGTGCACGTGGTCTGACACCCGCGCAAAAGCAAAGCCGTCGATGCCAAGCGCCGCGGCGTCGTACAAGAGCTCGCTAATGTAATATGTGGCAAGCTCTTTTGGCGCCATGCCTTCTGCCTTGGCCCTTGCAAAAATCTTGGGATCGATATCCGTGATGTTTACGATGACTCTGGTTTCTGCACCTAAAAAGCGCAGATAGCGCGTGACAGCGTCGTAAAACAAGAGCATCCTTGCGTGGCCCACGTGCGAATAGTCGTACACGGTCGGCCCGCAGAGAAATATTCTTGCTGCGGCGGCAGCGCTTCCTGGAACAAAGTCCTTCTTTTTTGCCGCCAGCGTGTCATAGACTTT contains:
- a CDS encoding inositol-3-phosphate synthase — protein: MRRKVKVAVAGIGNCASALVQGTRYYRENPDAKKQESDWIGLTAYNLGGLEPSDIEFVAAFDVNASKVGKDLSEAIFAKPNNTIRIIKEMDKMDVKVQKGEVHDGIGRHLAQKIKVADGPAANVVQVLKDTGAEMLLNYLPVGSRRGTQYYAEACLDAGCAFVNAIPVFIASTPKWQDAFAGRGLACAGDDVMSQLGATVVHKTLVKLFVDRGVKVNETYQLNIGGDMDFYNMLDEERLEDKRISKTSAVAAMAPYEVPMRIGPSDFVGFLENDKICYISIKGQYFGGIPVELDLKLKVVDAYNSAGVMIDAARCAKIAIDRGISGPLDSISAYCFKHPPVQMPYSVAKANFLEFVEGKRER
- a CDS encoding GNAT family N-acetyltransferase, translated to MASDTDYRLMEENEWAFCSLWSKKIEIKCATALVNPKLEGDYFFNRATVENCNVPYEQVAQVFWDAGIDCHLYFRSQPPPRLRMVDTMYVLRAAKKKAGEPRDSRRIKITAACKPSEVAIWIDVFCRSFSVPEWKDEVARIITSNAKKLELLRAYNNENNMPAGCGALFTTKNNSMTGLYCLGTVPAQRSKGVAKSILNFARALAEKQGTLLFLQTLGSENLLGLYKSSGFETAYTKTICAVPRIT
- a CDS encoding class I tRNA ligase family protein, with product MKVYDTLAAKKKDFVPGSAAAAARIFLCGPTVYDYSHVGHARMLLFYDAVTRYLRFLGAETRVIVNITDIDPKIFARAKAEGMAPKELATYYISELLYDAAALGIDGFAFARVSDHVHTAQALARRLLDEGKAYIASGNVYLDAKSAGFGRLSKMTDKELADCRLDIAPGKKSPLDILLWSTNDDFGISFSDRVLGSGIPWWHMQDTSVAVASFGGAYDMHGGADELVYPHHESHLAQMSAITSEKEPVKLWTHVGLVYVKGKKMSKSLGNAVAIKRLLQDHSANAVRLYLYSTHYRERLDFAENRLAKYAELDDIISSAADKKCKPAHMKKFMQKMDDDFDTQGAMRVMLEAARAGAGTREMAEILGLRY